acgttaaaatccagttccattttgtctttattgttgaaatgctactctacacattcgctttgaaaatagcggttggcgtgttgttggaagtacatgtacatgtcgaatgtgttattgtaaaaactattggtattgtgtttttagtgcagacattgtatttaagtttcgatttctagcttaaatttatatattttgttcaataatttgagtttaaatgtgattgtttgttgcttacttacgaactattttttatgtgtaaatatgcatagacgctagtggatatgtaatcaggttaccatatttacaacaataaaatttaacggttgtttgtttttgtttgttatgttaatattttcttaaacgtatgttaaacgcaagatgaaattattaattaattttggaataaaatcgcattatgtattatttaaaatcaaatttgaattgccaagcgcgtgaattgtctcctgggggtgaattgtgtttgggttgctattaacgctattaaagcttccggcgagaactcattttatagcgattgcgcaataaaaaacaccactttttcgtcattttatcaaaaactggacttttcccagacatgacgaatacgccatcgtctagatcgcgttctggtccatatacaggtcaaatttcaggcacagtgttgggccagttttcatggcccacaaatcgcggctataccctggagcttaacgaaacttagccccctttatcattcgttcgattgaacgtcatcaatgatgacgtccaatacatcactcattccatatagcacgatattcacattatgtttccatttgtttatgaataaagttgaagaactcaaacctctggcATTAAATATACTACTTTTTATCAGCCCGGATACGGCAGATgtggcagttatcaggtttatcgtagttaAGAAAACTGGCTTGAAACGCGTGGTACTAACTTTATTTGTTCGTAAGCAAACGAAAAAGCGTGatgtaattttgtatttattaaataatccAAATAATTGGTATCACATGTTATAAAGAATGGCGTAATATAATTGTGTATAGGTTcatgataataatgatataattatataaatattacctcTGAATCCtcttattttgtatgataatatTTACTAGTATATGTAAAAATTAAATTCCGAATTTTTCGCTCAGTTATGCAGCGGTCAACAtataaataacaagagggcctgaaaggcccaaagtcgctcgcctgaaataaaaagaaatgaccgCTTCTTTGCGCAGTTTAATGTAAGATAGCTTTGTTCCCAATATTTAAAGTACACATAGAAACTGATCCCGATTGGAACTGTTCCAAAAATTACTAAGTTCAATAGTAAGTTGAGAATCATCAAACTTATAAAAAATGGAATCATCTTCATCTCTGTTCTTTAATAAACTATCTTAGATGTTGGTAAATTTCCCAAGTGTCCATTTGTAGAAACTATCATCAATgtccaaaatatatatatatatatatatccagtgACGCAGATTCTTTAAGCAGTAAAAAATAGTTTTTGGGATGCTGATAAGCCCTGTGCAGCATGTTTTATACACCCTCAGGCTAGAAGGACATTGGCCAATAGTTAACATCCAATAATATACTTCAATACATCTTTTCTGGgcttatctcaattttaattggcTGCTGCATAGTCATCGAGGAGTGTTGAGATTTTGATTGACAGATAAGGATCTAAGACAAGGCATTTCAGCCCCTCCCTCTGTGACTCCTCAGCTTAGACAAAGGAAACCTGACACTTAATTAAAATTCAGTCgctttatcgctaattcagtgtcttgtaccaccaagcaattagcagtgtatcttacatctgcattgagtgctattagatatcatatagataaatattgaaataaagtttatgaaaatagtaatattaacctattttggtcaataaaaagcTCATTAGAAGtgattgataaaattgaaaaaaaaataaggtgTCACATGTAAGAACTtttgatttttctacactatatacaacgcttcctcacgcttttataaaatccaaacttgtttctttgattgaaaaaatgtttgctagagagaagtgttcatatctagctttaaacaataaaacagcttttttactaatcagatattagataattacatcatttggacttgtcttgacttttgtgcagcacttccttttcttctggataacttgttcgttgaatttaatagaaaaaatatttaaacaaattatcggctattctatgggtactaattgttcgccacttatagctgatctttttttatattgttatgaaagcgattttatgttagaattatcaaAAACTAAACATCtagatttaattcaatgttttaaccttactagtaggtacattgatgacatactaaatttagataacccattctttgaacaatatattcacaaaatttatccgaacgaactagtcttaaatagattttgtcaatccaatacagacgctgcgtatttagacttacatcttactattaataataagtaaaattagtttatacgacaaacgggacgactttaactttgaaattgtgaattttccgttcctagatggcaacatccctaaaggccCGTCCTATgatatttacatttcgcagttggtacgttatgccagagcatattcatgtattaaagattttaatgatcgtaatcgtatattaacgaagaaCTTGCTAAAACAgggttttttgtatcataaccttagaagAAAATTCACTAAATTTCATTCAAAGTATGGttatttaatttctaaatataatgtttctttaaaatggcatttaactaatggaatttcccacccatcattttatggagatgttttgaagcgtgttcgcaaattaaaatatcttaaagaaaatgtttatattaaacttttcaattttataaacTCATTTTTACCAAAAGGATAAGATGTTAACGTATTTAAAAACAcctgcttgttggttttcgattcactatatctttcttctcttaaaatttggaatcattaatggaattaccattttaaacGTTAGattctttaatatttaattacctaagctggttttattattaattcaattttacagtaccgcctctttaatatttttatttttatgttacagcACTGCctctggattttgttcacgtcatcgtgtctttgcttgtcaattacgtcatacgatatTCTTTCTCTTTTCCCGCAAACATAGATTTTTTTGATGTCATCGCTTCATACTTTCACtattttaatgtacatgcataggtcattcagtttaaagcgttcaatttttattgtgttttctctctgacaggcgtttcttgtttgatttattatttagcagtcacataaacaaccaagctatgtaatatggaccttttacacccattattgctgcttcttcctgtatttgcgcgatgatgatctgaaatattaacttcatgacgctatattcttaaatctttttctataaagaaggaatgtagttgacacttgttcgtagttttatttcatcgttcctcaaaaagttgtaactctcttgctctggtagctgtcctaccattgagtaataaaatggtaattaaatcGAATACGTTTTAAtccccttttattattgtttaatttgagttacaatgctatgaggttaatttttatttacacataaatgtatcatgaatattgctgggccaagtgttgggctgagcgctctaaaaccgttttaaacccccaatgctttgcattgaccgttccaaggcggtgaccccagctttattcttatataggtttttatgttgttttgtattgtgctgttttgtgctgttttgtactgttttggcaatcggtcacttaccttaaataaaggaccaactagttgtttataataagaattcaatactgctccagcagctggagtttcacttctatataatgtataaaaataagagtcaaaataacacaaaacaacaaaatagcaTATTCATGTTCCTCTAACAAAATGCTTCATTTTGAGTATAAACATGACATATATTGGTTATCAGATGACAGACTTGTGTCATTAATAAGTTACTGGCAGTTGAGACATTAAACATCATCTAAACACTTCTAGAAAGAAATGAATTACAGTATGTACACAAACAaagtatatacacatgtaaatgcAAAATGATGACACCCTATAGTAAAAATGATGCATGAAAATGATCAGCATTACATGTATGTCTCTTTTATGGATGGTCATTATCTACTGCACTAAATATTTACAGGTAAGCCAGTGCATTTTACTGGAGTCAAGGTTGCCAttgaaacagtttcatagcacagtagtctgctgaaattattgattttcccaatccaattgATCTTAAAAGATGTTCAatcaatacaccaaaacacagtaggttaacttggcttatcagtaaagatcaaagataaggctctacagtgcattagtacatgtacagttattttatgacatagaaaCAAAAGGTtcattaaattgcatgcaaactactgtctttatgtacaccacatttatgaaagaagtcccaggtttatacaagggagttaactattagaaagtatgtacggGTTATCTTTCTTTTATGAGAACTAGACtgctcacatgttttcactatatacacatgtacatatagagaaaactgccccaccccctggcggccatgtttttcgaccaaccatgaccattttcgaactcgtccgagatatctatacaattgatgtttagaaaaaaaaatgataataaggccaaaatatgtgacttctagagtgttcacagacttaatatataaatataaggaaaatgccccccccctagcggccatgcttttttaccgatccgaaccattttcgaactcaaccgtcatatccagaaaacaaatgttctgacgaaatttcatgaagattggacaaaaaatgttacttttagagtgttcacatgttgtcactatatacatatagagaaaactgccccgccccctggcggtcgtgtttgacccagcatgacccagtttcgaactcagtcgaggtatcaataggacaaatgttctgaccaagttatatgaaaatcagacaataaatgtggcctctggagtgttcacaaggcaaatgttgacggcgcatgacgcacgacggacaaaaggcgatcacaaaagctcaccatgagcacgttgtgctcaggcgAGCTAAAATGGCAAAAGCAAGGCTATACATAAAACATGGCTTCGCGATAGTATACTAGCGCTCATAGCGAGAGGCATCGTTGACAATACATGTAGGAGATACACATTTAATGCTTTATTAAAatactaattcaaatgtttcaaaaaagaaagaaaattatttaaaaagcttttattatagtaattacaaaaaacaaaaaaaaattagaaatacaatttaaaaattgtGTGACGTCACATATGGCCTGTCACACCCCCCCCCCTGTCACAAACTTTCACACTTTTTCGCACCCCCTCCACCTCCATGGAGCGTGACGTATTTTATGGACGGCCCACACACCTATTGAGTTTGTGTACATCTGTTCAAAAGTCGAGGTCACAGAGGCTTGTATTATGAAATGTGTATCATGTGTCCTCACAATATTGAAGAACGTTTGTACGTTTGATCATATCAATTGATAGGCTGGTCCTTCTCAGGAGGGACAAAAGATGCTTTTGATCTTTAGCTCAGCTATACACCGAATACTCGGAGTTTTACTACTCACTCAAATCTCGGGATCTGCGTCTGCGTAATGCTCTAGTCTATATAGACGGACTCCCAAAGCATTTGATAAATTTTGCTATGATGGCTCTTAGCAACCATTTGgtttataaagctgagagttaaATTATGGCAACTACGTTATGCTCTTGTTTTAGTTAACGTGAAACATCTCAATATCAGGGTTTCTAATAAAGGTATTCAATAGAAACTTTTCACATGTGTTCTAGGTCATTGTATGAGGTCACTGACGATTGCTGAAAGTCGGGTGaggaaatatatgttttacaaacatctattGTTTCACTTTATGATAATTGTGTCTGTAAACCACACCGTACTTAAATAATCAGGTCAAGATAAAAATGTGAGCAATAGatttttgtctgtatatcaactatatatatttaattatgccTTAAAGTGGTCATTGATTGAGGTCATCGTCCAATTCCCATAACGTTTACCGGCAATTGATCAAAATTATTGATTTTTCTTAGCCAAAACAAACCTCACGTTTGATCCTCTCCACCAGTTGTATACATGGGTTATTTTGGGGGAAACAAGTAAATGTGCTGTGGCTGCATAATGCGCCGAGTGCAAATGGACGACGTATAACGCAGTGATCTGCTGGGGAACAATTCGAAAGCCGACTGATGATGCACATGTGGATAGACGTaatcttaatttaatttattgtgtTATTGCGTGCAGAAAGTCTTGTATATTGAGTTAATTTAATGAATATGACAATGAACCGCTCCATGTTCATAAATGTTTCGATCCATCAAAGGTTGTGGTAGGACTAcgttatattttgatattttgcgttttttattaatgtgtacggtgaaattatttaatgcatcatcattttcaatgacacaggtaaagggttaactggtttattaaagtattaaagtGTCACAAACTGAATTAAACAATAGCATAACATAATGTCAAATCTTTTTTTCCACTCACACCTTATGTCACAAATTCGACAAAATATGCCTGCAAAACTAACGCAACTCGCATAACAGGAATCCTACGGAATTTTAACTTAAGCGCAAGTCTGGCATACACCTCATTTGCGGCCACGTCGAGACATAAGCATTAACAGGTCGTCCGTTGCAAATAAGCCTTTTTATAAAGCGCTCCATATATATTTGCACTAATAGCGCTTTCTGGTTTGTTGATGAACGCTTGTTTTGTCTAAATAAACGATCGCGTGCAAGATTATTTTGGTTTGTGAGACGTATTATTAAAGACTAAGCCGGGTCTCAGGCAATTTGTCTCTTTGATTTCACCGATCTAAATCTGACAACAGTCTATTTAACAGGGACCTGGATACAAATGGCATCTTCAAATCCAATCTTTTAGAAATCGCTTTCATATCCCATAAAAGTTTTACGTACCTTTCTCATTATTTAACGGCGTGTTGGTTTCTGTTATTaaagaagaaaaatataaaaaagaaaagctGACCAACAAGCAATACACCAAATTAAACAATTCCTAGAGAATTCTTCTAAACTTTCAATCTTCCGTTCATACGCCCACTTCGTATTTTTTTCTTGTTCTTGCAGTTGTTTAATCTTCTTTTCAGAAACCGCCGATTCATCTTGAAGTTTTTTTATCTTCCGTTCATTCACCCGATTGGCTCTTTCGGATTGCTCTTTTTCAAAAATAATGCGCTTTTCTTGTTCTTGTAGTTGTTTAAATTTCTGTTCAGAAACAGCCAATTCTTCTTGTAGTTGTGTTATCTGCTGTACCGAATCGGACAATTCTTCTTGTAGTTTTGTAGTCCACTGTTCATAATCCCGTATCATACTTTCGCAATTTTCTTTTTCAATACAAATGTGTTCTTCTTGTTTTGAAATCTTCATGTCTTTTTCTTGCATACATTCTTCTAATTTTTGTAGACGCTCTAATTTTTCACCATATTCGCGATGTATACAATGAAAGTGTTCATGTTCTAAACAGTAACGCATCGGATTTACtggagatataaaaaaaatacaaactagTAACTATGCCCTACCTTTATAATTTGTCAGGTAagtataaacaaaaaatgtagaaGCAACATATGCAGTGAATCaatttttgttataaattgtcATATGACTCATTGCGTTGAAAAAGACTTTAACAcattatattaacaaaaatatccATGAGCAATTATTTAATTGAACGTGGTAACCTACGCCACATGGGAAAAATAGGCATTCCTCTAACCTTTTTCATCGGGCGCTTTCTCAGCATAAAGCTTATCTCGCTTTCTATCCTCATCAGCCGCCGACGCCATCTGCAATTCCATTGTTTGCTAtattcaatgaagttattataaTTGCATAAATTAATTTTGAATCTAATCATGAATGTGAATGCTTGAAAAGTAAAAGGCACACATCCTTAAGCTATTCAAAAGCATCTAAGGGAGGCAAAACATTGTATTTATGATTATTAAGGTGCCAAATTCGTAACTTCCAAAAGATACGCAAACACAtatttcatacccaattatttataacgttcatacatacatacatacatacaaacatatatacatacatacatacatacatacatacatacatacatacatacatacatacatacatacatacatacatacatacatacatacatacatacatacatacatacatacatacatacatacatacatacatacatacatacatacatacatacatacatacatgcatacatacatacatacatacatacatacatacggacggacggacgaacagacagacagacagacagacaggaaagcagacagacagacctatttcaaaatatttaaggtTAAAATCAAGAAACAATATCATGTCAAAAATATACATTGTGTCAAAAAATATAATGGAAGCCAATTCAAACAAGTTGCTTAAATATGCGTACCTTGACGTCCATTTCAGTTACTTCTTCGCTTCCATCGCACTCAATCGTGAGTCTTCCAATATTATCATCTTCCCCGATTAGTTCATAATTGCGAACAAATTCGTATTCTTTAATATGGTTATGATGTCGACACTTTAAGTTTTTATCTTTAAATGAATCAATATTATTCTCAATTCTTTTATGTTCTATGAATAAATATCGATAATGCTTTTTGTGTTCTAacgtttttaaatattcaatttgcTGCCGTAGAACTAGTTTATGTTCTTTACATTTAAGTTCCGTTTCATCCAGTACGTCggcattttgtttgtgtaagttgTCGCTTTCTTTTTCtgcgtttgtttttaaaaaaatcagtttcTGGACTAAGGATTCGTGAAAGCCATTTATCTCTTTTTCAAAGCTTGATCTACATTTATCGTTTAGTCGTCTGTTTTCGTCTATTTCGGCCATAATGCGGTCTATTTCTTCGTCCAACACTTGCAATGTAGAAACACTATTATGCATGTGTTCTGCGTCGTGTTGGACATTGTTCAAATCGACCATCGTCTCCATACAAgaaaaatgatttgaaaaaacacaaCGACCACAAATACATATATCATGTTTCTTGCAATAAAACGACTGGTTTTCATCAGTGTGATCTTTACACTTTTGCTTGTGAATATCAACGTCTGCATCGACCAGCGATTCTAATCCTGTATCAGTTGATTTTTCAGTTTGTAAATTGAACATTATGTTTCATTCATGCGCTTCTTCGATGGGAAAGCTTCTGTTCGCACTTTGATTCTTCAAACGTGTATCGCACAGCTTGTAGTTACGGCATTAGAAAATCACATTAAAACAACCTATTTAGATAAGCGGTCGGCACATTGCACTATGCTTGTCTCCATTTTCGCAATTTTCAGTTAAAGCTGAACTATTGCATACATGTAATACATATCATAAAATCATAAATTCCTTACAAAAAAAAGTTGTTGATAGCTCATTCAACTGTATATCATATATATAAGTACCGGTACTTCGTATAATCGAACGATAGACAAACACATTCATATCGTTTCACTTTTCTATCGACGTGGCGCATTGATAACGATAACATGTGTTTACTTGGTACAAATATAGAGCTATGTTTATTAGGATCATTGGCGATTAGTGAATTTTCAACATTTGAATCGATAAATACCGTTGCGCTGATAtgtcaaacaaacaaatatgtaacagcaaattatttaaaatatgaagtGAACTGAAATTAGTTTGAATGACGAAATATAacagttcatttttttaaaatagcTGCTCAAAAACTACTCATATTAATGAATTTGCCTTTAAGAAATAAGTATGTGCAACAAACAGAATATACACAGTGTTTAACATCAAAAtaccaaaaatgtgtaaaaacaaatTTAACTCACAGTAATAGTGACGGTTTCCGTTGGTGAAGGTGCAAAATGGTGATATCGTTATTGACGGCAATATTAAGCATTTTTGCAGTGTTTTGCTAATCCTTTCCAACCTTTCTAGGTACTATAAGAAGATATatttatcactttaaaaaacTTCAAATCCTGTAAGTAATTTAAAGTTGTATAgcttataaaataatgtatggtGCCCAATGCATATTTTTTACTCGTAAGTTTCttgatttaaataagtttttgCTCGTGTACACATTGTGTACACTTAAAGTATACATAATATACTCTTGAGCCGTATGTTCAAAAGAAGTAGAGAATAACCACCTCTGCTAGTAGCAAAAGAGGGGACGCAATGCCATTCTACTACTTCTTCCCTTTCCGGTAAGAATTGTTCTTCATTTGCAGATCATTTGATTGGTTACTAAACATAATCGACCTTACGTACATTCTCTCATTGTAGTGCCATTGTTCACACTGGTTCTGCGGTCACCACTGTTTCTCATTCATTCTACCAGCCCCTACCAAAAATACCATTGATTTGTGATCTATCAGTATAAGGTGTCGATTTTAATGTCCCTGTGGCAAATGTTTAGCATTTAAAATTATCGGTTTTATTGAACTGTAATCTCTATTCCATTTATGAAATGTGCATAAATATTTCAAGTGTTAGTTGTACGAGATACAAGTACCAAGGCTTGCCCATTTTGTCCTGTTATGTTGTGAATCAACCTCATTTTGCGAAATAAATCTCTTTCATAATCGGTGTTTTTGCCAGGTGCACAGCAGATGGCATTCAACACACTTGTAGGTAGTCCAGAAACTGTACTCTCTACATACGAACAACTTGCTGAGGCGACTCCTTATCGCCTTCAGTACAACCGTAACAAGGCTGAGCAAAAATATACATAAAGTCGtcaaagaaaatattgttttgctaatCCTTTCCAACCTTTCTAGGTACTTTAAGAAGATATatttatcactttaaaaaacTTCAAATTCTATTATGAAGTAATTTTAAGTTGTATAGCTTATAGAATAATGTATGGTGCC
This is a stretch of genomic DNA from Dreissena polymorpha isolate Duluth1 chromosome 7, UMN_Dpol_1.0, whole genome shotgun sequence. It encodes these proteins:
- the LOC127838858 gene encoding golgin subfamily A member 6-like protein 1 is translated as MFNLQTEKSTDTGLESLVDADVDIHKQKCKDHTDENQSFYCKKHDICICGRCVFSNHFSCMETMVDLNNVQHDAEHMHNSVSTLQVLDEEIDRIMAEIDENRRLNDKCRSSFEKEINGFHESLVQKLIFLKTNAEKESDNLHKQNADVLDETELKCKEHKLVLRQQIEYLKTLEHKKHYRYLFIEHKRIENNIDSFKDKNLKCRHHNHIKEYEFVRNYELIGEDDNIGRLTIECDGSEEVTEMDVKMASAADEDRKRDKLYAEKAPDEKVNPMRYCLEHEHFHCIHREYGEKLERLQKLEECMQEKDMKISKQEEHICIEKENCESMIRDYEQWTTKLQEELSDSVQQITQLQEELAVSEQKFKQLQEQEKRIIFEKEQSERANRVNERKIKKLQDESAVSEKKIKQLQEQEKNTKWAYERKIESLEEFSRNCLIWCIACWSAFLFYIFLL